TGGATCTGGGACATGCGGCCTCCTTTCAGTGGGGATCCGAGCCGGTTTCGGCCAGAGCGCTGGGCCGCCGGATCATCTCGTGGAGTGCCGCACCCGCCGGCACCATGGGATAGACGCTGTCCTCCTGCTCGACCTTGAACTCGATCAGGGCGGTGCCATCGACCGCGCGGGCCTGCGCGACGGCCGCGGCCAGCTCGCCCCGAGAGGCGACCCGCTGACCGTGGACGCCGAAGGCCTCCGCCAGCTTCACGAAGTCCGGCGACAGGATGGGCGTGGCGGCGTAGCGGCCCTCGTAGAACATGGCCTGCCACTGGCGCACCATGCCCAGGTACCCATTGTTGATGATGGCGATGTTCACCTTCACGTGCTCCTGCACGGCGGTCATCAGCTCGGCGAAGGTCATCTGGAAACCGCCGTCGCCCGCTACGACCCAGACTTCGGCCTCGGGCCGGGCCACCTTGGCGCCGATGGCCGCGGGCAATGCAAAGCCCATGGTGCCCGCCCCGCCGCTGGTGACGAGGCTGCGCTCGCCGTCGTGCTTGTAGTACTGGGCCTCCCACATCTGGTGCTGGCCCACGTCCGTCACCACGATGGCCTCGCCCTTGGTGAGGCGCCAGAGGTCGTGCATGACATGCGCTGCATAGAGGTGGCCGTCATCCGGCAGGTTCTTGATGTCCCGCACGGCGGAATCGCCGCGCCACTCGCGGATGGTGTCCAGCCAGCCCGACCGATCCGCCACGGGCAGCTGGGGTAGCAGGGCCCGCAGGACGTCACCCAAGTCGGCGGCGATGGCCACGTCCACTGGCACGTTCTTGTTCAGCTCGCTGGCGTCGATGTCGATGTGGATCTTTTTCGCATGGGGCGCGTATTCCTTGAGCTTGCCCGTCACCCGATCATCGAAGCGCATGCCGAAGGCCAGCAACAGGTCCGCCTCCTGGATGGCGCGGTTCACCCAGGCCTCGCCGTGCATGCCCATCATGCCGAGGCTGAGGGGGTGCGTGGCGGGCACGGCGCCCAGGCCCAGCAGGGTAAGCGCGAAGGGGATGTCGGCCCGCTCAGCCAGGGCGAGCACTTCGGCCCGGGCGCCCGAGAGCTGGATGCCATGGCCCGCGAGGATGATGGGCCGCTTCGCATTTCGGATGAGTTCGAGGGCCTCGGCCAGGGCCTCCTGATCCAGGGGCGCGGGCAGGTGCCTTAGGTGGCGCTGGGGCACCGCGCCCTCCCAGTCCAGCGCGGCTCGGGACTGCTGGGCATCCTTGGTGATGTCCACCAGCACGGGGCCGGGGCGGCCGCTGCGGGCCACGGCGAAGGCCTCGCGGATGGCGGGGACGATGTCCTCGGCGCGGGTCACCAAGTAGTTGTGCTTGGTGACGGGGATGGTGATGCCGGTGATGTCAACTTCCTGGAAGGCGTCGGTGCCGAGGAGCGCGGAACCCACCTGCCCCGTGATGGCCACGAGCGGTGTGGAGTCCAGCATGGCGGTGGCGAGGCCCGTCACCAGGTTCGTGGCGCCGGGGCCGGAGGTCGCCACCACCACGCCCACCCGGCCGCTGGCGCGGGCGTAGCCATCGGCCATGTGGCAGGCACTCTGCTCGTGGCGCACGAGCACGTGACGGATGGGGTAGCTCACCATGGCGTCGTAGGCGGGCAGGATGGCGCCGCCGGGATAGCCGAAGACCGTGTCCACGCCTTCGCGCAGCAGGCTCTCCCAGATGAGCTGGGCGCCGGTGAATGTCGTTGCATCTGACATGGCGACCTCCCTCAGCCCGCGACCGTGATGGCGCCTTCGGAGGCGCTGGCCACGGTGGCGGCGTACTTGGCGAACACGCCCCGGCGGTAGCGCGGCGTCGGTGCCTTCCATTCGGCGCGGCGCTGGGCCAGCTCCTCGTCGGAGACCTTCAGATCGAGACGGCGGGTGGGGATGTCAAAGATGACGGTATCCCCCTCGCGCACCAGCGCGATGGGACCACCCACAGCGGCTTCCGGGGCCACATGGCCCGCCATCAACCCGCGCGTGGCACCGGAGAAGCGACCATCCGTGAGCAGGGCCACGGTCTCGCCCAGCCCGGCGCCCATGAGCGCCGCCGTGACGCCCAGCATCTCGCGCATGCCCGGGCCCCCGCGGGGCCCCTCGTAGCGGATCACCAGCACGTCGCCATGATCGATGCGACCTTCCTGCACGGCGGCGAAGGCCTCATCCTCGGTCTCAAAGACGCGCGCGGGGCCCGTGTGATGCAGGCGTTCGTGCCCCGCCACCTTGATGACGCAGCCCTCAGGTGCGAGGCTGCCCTTCAGGATCACGAGACCGCCGCTGGGCTTGATGGGGCTGGCGAAGGGGCGCACCACCTGCTGGCCCGGCGTCTCCTGGGCCGAGGCCAGCTCTTCGGCCACGGTGCGCCCCGTGACGGTGCGGGCGCTGCCATGAAGTTTGCCGCCCTCCAGCAGGCGCTGGGCCACCAGCCGGATGCCGCCCGCGGCATGCAGGTCCGGCGCCGTGAAGCGGCCCCCGGGCTTGAGGTCCGCCAGCAGGGGCGTGCGGGCGCTGACCTGATCGAAGTCGTCGATGGTCAGGGGCACATCCGCCTCGCGGGCCAGGGCCAGGTAGTGCAGCACGGCGTTGGTGGAGCCGCCCGAGGCGGCCACGGAGGCGATGGCGTTCTCGAAGGCCGCGCGGGTGAGGATGGCGCTGGGGCGGAGGTCGTTCCGGACCAGGTCCATGACCAGGCGACCGCAGGTCTCCGCCGCCTCACCCTTGA
This sequence is a window from Geothrix sp. PMB-07. Protein-coding genes within it:
- the ilvB gene encoding biosynthetic-type acetolactate synthase large subunit, whose product is MSDATTFTGAQLIWESLLREGVDTVFGYPGGAILPAYDAMVSYPIRHVLVRHEQSACHMADGYARASGRVGVVVATSGPGATNLVTGLATAMLDSTPLVAITGQVGSALLGTDAFQEVDITGITIPVTKHNYLVTRAEDIVPAIREAFAVARSGRPGPVLVDITKDAQQSRAALDWEGAVPQRHLRHLPAPLDQEALAEALELIRNAKRPIILAGHGIQLSGARAEVLALAERADIPFALTLLGLGAVPATHPLSLGMMGMHGEAWVNRAIQEADLLLAFGMRFDDRVTGKLKEYAPHAKKIHIDIDASELNKNVPVDVAIAADLGDVLRALLPQLPVADRSGWLDTIREWRGDSAVRDIKNLPDDGHLYAAHVMHDLWRLTKGEAIVVTDVGQHQMWEAQYYKHDGERSLVTSGGAGTMGFALPAAIGAKVARPEAEVWVVAGDGGFQMTFAELMTAVQEHVKVNIAIINNGYLGMVRQWQAMFYEGRYAATPILSPDFVKLAEAFGVHGQRVASRGELAAAVAQARAVDGTALIEFKVEQEDSVYPMVPAGAALHEMIRRPSALAETGSDPH
- the ilvD gene encoding dihydroxy-acid dehydratase; this translates as MTDAGQPHDQPLSRPLNWRSRVITQGAHRAPARAMLKAIGFTDEDLAKPIIGIANTWIEIGPCNYHLRELAERVKAGVRAAGGTPMEFNTVSISDGITMGTEGMKASLVSREVIADSIELVARGNAFDGLVCLSGCDKTNPGVAMALARLDIPGLILYGGSTAPGACDGKDLTVQDVFEAVGAHSSGKLDDAGLKKVEDAACPGAGACGGQFTANTMAASLELLGLSPMGLNGIPAEDPLKGEAAETCGRLVMDLVRNDLRPSAILTRAAFENAIASVAASGGSTNAVLHYLALAREADVPLTIDDFDQVSARTPLLADLKPGGRFTAPDLHAAGGIRLVAQRLLEGGKLHGSARTVTGRTVAEELASAQETPGQQVVRPFASPIKPSGGLVILKGSLAPEGCVIKVAGHERLHHTGPARVFETEDEAFAAVQEGRIDHGDVLVIRYEGPRGGPGMREMLGVTAALMGAGLGETVALLTDGRFSGATRGLMAGHVAPEAAVGGPIALVREGDTVIFDIPTRRLDLKVSDEELAQRRAEWKAPTPRYRRGVFAKYAATVASASEGAITVAG